The stretch of DNA GGAGCGCTGTTGCAAAGGAAAGAGCGACCATATCGTTGGACCTCAGGATCTCGCGCATACCATCTCCGGACCGATCACGCAGCGCCGGCAGGAGTGGAACCTCCGGCCGCGTCCATTTTATGCTAGCGCAGAACGCAAGAAAGCGGCATGGCTTTCCGGCAAGATAAGATCGACCGGGCTCGGCGCGAATTCCTGATCCTCAGGCATCTGCCGTCGCTGTCTCTGGGTCGCGCTTGATTGGGCAAGCCGGGCCTTCATATTCTCTGTACTTGCTAGCCGGCACGAGGAGGTTCCGTGGGACAAGTCATCGCTTTCGACAATCGCCAGAGCGGGTCGGCCAAGCTTGACCCCTTGCTTGCTCTTGTCGATGCCGACATGGCGCGCGTCAACGAAGCCATTCTTGCGCGGGCCTATTCCGAGGTCGACATGATCCCCGATCTTGCACGCCATCTGATCGACAGTGGCGGCAAGCGCCTGCGCCCTATGCTGACCATCGCCGCAGCACAGATGTGCGGCTATCGCGGCGATTATCACATCAAGCTCGCGGCCGCGGTGGAGTTCATGCACACGGCGACTTTGCTGCACGATGACGTGGTCGATGAAAGCGAGCTGCGCCGCGGCAAGCAGGCGGCCCGGATGATCTGGGGCAACCAGGCCAGCGTTCTCGTCGGCGACTACCTGCTTGGCCAGGCCTTCAAGATGATGGTCGAGACCAAGTCGCTGGATGCCTTGCGGATCCTCTCCAATGCTGCGGCGGTCATCGCCGAGGGCGAGGTGCTGCAATTGGCCGCGCAACGGGACACCTCGACCACCGAGGATGCCTATCTCCGCATCATCAACGCCAAGACCGCCGCGCTGTTCTCCTCTGCCGCCGAGGTCGGCGCGGCCATTGCCGAACGGCCTCGGGCGGAGCAGCAGGCCCTACAGGCCTTCGGGCGCAATCTCGGCCTGGCCTTCCAGCTGATCGATGATGCGCTCGATTATTCCGGCAAGCAGGGCTTGTTGGGCAAGAGCGTGGGCGATGATTTCCGCGAGGGCAAGATCACCCTGCCCGTGGTGCTCGCCTATCGCAGAGGCGACAGCCATGATCGTGCCTTCTGGCAGCGCACGCTCCAGGAAGGCATCCAGAGCGACGAGGATCTGGCCATCGCCATCGCCCTGGTCGAGAAACATGGCGCCATTGCCGATACCATCGAGCGCGCCCGCCACTATGGCGCGATCGCATCGGAGGCTCTGGCCATCTTCCCCTCGGGCCCTCACAAGCAGGCGCTCAACCTCGCGGTCGACTTCAGCATCGAACGCGCATTCTGAGTTGATCCCAGAGAGTGGCTGCTGGCTTTCGGAGAAGGTGACGCTGCAACGAGGACGGCGGGACGTCTCGCCCTGCTACCTCAGCTGGCTTGCCATCAGCCACCAGCCGGGATGATCGGCAGCAATCCGCGTCCCCGCAGCTGCGGCTTGCTCCCGTGTGGGGAAAAGGCCAAAGCACGTCGCGCCGCTACCCGACATGCGCGCCACCAGGCAGCCCGTCTCTTGCCGCAACCGGTCCAACACCTCCGCAATGACCGGTGCTAACCGCTGGGCTGGCGCTTCGAGGTCATTCCGGCAGAGCGTGATGAATTCGGCAAAATGCGCCGCATCCCGCCATTGCGCTGGTAGTGGCGGATGAGGAGAGCCCGGCTCCTCTCCTGCCGCAAGCCGTGCCGCAAGCCCCAATTCCCGGAAAACGGCCGCGGTCGCCACTGCAACCCTTGGATTGACCAGCAAGATGCCGACATCCGGCAATGGGCCGACCGTCTCGACCCTCTCCCCGATACCGGCCATGAAGCAGGCCCGCGACCGCAGGCACACTGGAACGTCAGCGCCAAGCGTCAACGCAATCCGGTCGAGCTCGTCATCCGGCACTGAGAGTTGATAGCGCCGCATGATGCCTCTGAGGGTCGCGGCGGCGTCTGCCGAACCCCCACCAATGCCGGAGGCGACGGGCAATCGCTTTTCGAGCCGGATCCCGCAGGCATCCACCCCAAGAGCAGCGGCCGCGCGCAGGACAAGATTGGTCGGATCGGACTCGAGCCCCGATGCGAAGGGGCCATCAATCGTCAAAGACAGGCGCTCGGACGCTGCAAAATGCACGACGTCGCCTTCCCCCGTGAAGGCGACCAGGCTTTCCAGAAGATGATAGCCATCCGCGCGCTGGCCAACCACATGCAGCGAGAGATTGACCTTGGCGCTGGCCAGTTCAGCGTCAGGCCCTGCCTGCGCGGCCTCCCGCTGCCCGACAGCCCTACCCATTGATGACGCCACGCTACGAGCGCTTCTCCGAGATCGGCGTTGCAACCGCTGGTGCCGGGGCCTCGTCCGGCAGCCCGTTTGCAAGCTTGCTCTCGATCGATTTCAGGAGATCGGGCTCCGGCTCGCTATCCTTGGCATGCTGCCACTGGAACTTCGCCTCGAGCCTGCGGCCCACCCGCCAGTAAGCATCACCCAGATGATCATTGATGGCGGCATCATTGGGCTGCAGCTCGATTGCCCGCTCCAGCTCTTCGACCGCCCGGGCATAATCGCCCCGCTTGTAATAGGCCCAGCCCAGGCTGTCGATGATATAGCCGTCATTCGGCCGCTGCTCGACCGCCTTCTCGATCATCGTCATGGCGTCGTCGAGGTTGCGGTTCTGTTCGAGCCAGGAATAGCCGAGATAGTTGAGCACCAAGGGCTGGTCCGGCTCGAGCGCCAGCGCCTTCAGGAAATCGGCCTCGGCCTTTTCCCATTGCTTGGAGCGCTCATAGCAGATGCCGCGGAAATAGAGCACCATCCAATGCCGCTCGTTAGGCTCACCGATGCCATCCAGGGCTTGCGTGTAGAATTTCGCGGCATCCTCAAACTTGGACTGGCTCCGCAGGATGGTTCCGAGCGTGACGAGCGCCTCGTAGTTCTTTGGCTCGCGTTTCACCAGCTTCTCGAGCTGAGCGCGAGCCTCGTCATTCCGTCCGAGCTCACTGAGATTGGCGGCCATGCGGATATCCGCATTCGGGCGCAAGGCTGAGCTGAACGGCACTTTGTCGTAAGCGCCGATCGCCGCCTGATACTGCTTCATATTCTCGAAAATGTCGCCCAGAAGCGTCTGCACCGCCGGCATGTTCGGCTTCAGGCTGAGCGTGAGCCGGGCATAGGTGAGCGCAAGATCGATGCCCGATTCATCCGTCAGCGCGCTGGCGAGGCCGAACAGCGCCTCCGCCGCACCATCGATCGCATTGCCGACGAAAGGCGCGGGCTTGGCGTGCCCAATTCGCGACAGCACCTGCTCGATGACCGGGTGATCGGGCGAAACGGTAAGGAATGCCTGATAGATCTCGCGCGCCTTATCAACCTCGCCCTGGCGCTCGAGGAAATTGCCATAGGCCTCCACGATCCGCAGCGAGCTCGAGCTCTCGTCATAGGCCTTCTTGTAAAGCGCCGCCGCCTTGGGCTTCATGCCCAGGAGATCGGAGATGAGCGCCTGGTGGAAGATCTTGTAGATCCCGAAGGACTCGTTCCTGTCGAGGATGTCGAGCGCCTTCTCGGCCTTCCCCCCCTGCTTCTCCGCCGCATAGCTCCAGGCCGTCAGTAGCCCGCTGGTGAGTTCACCGATGGGCGTATAGGCTGCCTGCTCGAAATGCTTGCGCGCGCTGGTCTCGGCCCCTCGCCGCAGATCGGCAAGCCCCAGAACAATGTGGGCCAGCCTGTGCCGCGAGTTGATGACGATGAGCCGCTTGGCCAGCATTTCGGCCCGCAGCACATTCCCCGCCCCCAGCTCTGCCACGAAGGATCGCTCCAGCAAGAGCGGGTTCGTCGGATCCTGCTCGAAGGCATCGGCGAAATAGCGGGCAGCCTGGTCGATATCCCGCGTTTGCGACGCGAACTGCCCGGCCAGATAGCTGCCGGACAATGATCTGATCTCCCGTGCTTCGCCAAACGCCGGAGCAAAAAGCGCAGAGAGAGCCACGCTCAGGGCTAGGGCCGTACCGACCACTGCATGCTTGCCGCTGCGCATCATATCTGCCTGATCTCCTCGGAGCGCTGTTCCTCATTTGCCGGCCGCCGTCTGGCCGGAGGGTGCGCCAGTGGGCACCTCTCTACTGCTATAACCCAGTTTCGCCAAGGTCGAGTATTCGACGAAACCTGGCAAGAGGATGACGATATTTTCTGTCGAGCGATTCCCCAAACGGCTCCGGCAGCGGCATACTTGTACAACAATGTGGCGCAATTGGCCCCGCGACCGACACCTCTTGCACGCATTCTTAGGACCGCCATACGCACCGATCCATCCCTATCCGCGGCTGAGAGGTCCGGTGCTGAGCGCCGGGCCTCGAGCCTTACATATTGGGATAATTGGGCCCGCCACCGCCCTCCGGTGTGGTCCAGTTGATGTTCTGCGGCGGATCCTTGATGTCGCACGTCTTGCAGTGCACGCAGTTCTGCGCATTGATCTGGAAGCGCGGCTTGTTCTCCGCATCCTGCACGATCTCATAGACGCCGGCCGGGCAATAGCGCTGCGCTGGCTCGTCATAGGTTGGCAGCGTGTAATTGACCGGGATCGAGGGATCCTTGAGCTTGAGATGGCAAGGCTGGTCCTCCTCGTGATTGGTTGCCGAGAAGGAGAGATCCGTCAGCCTGTCGAAGGAAATGACCCCATCAGGCTTGGGATATTCAATCGGCTTGGCCTGTGAGGCCGGCACCAATGTTTCGTGATCCCCCTTGCCATGGCGCAGCGTGCCGAAGAAGGAGAGGCCGAACAATTCGTTCGTCCACATGTCGATCCCGCCGAGGGTGAGCCCGCCGATGAGACCGTATTTCGACCAGAGTGGCTTGACGTTGCGGACCTTTTTCAGGTCCTGGTAGACCCACGATCCCCGATAGCGGTCCTCATAATCGAAGAGCTCATCACCCTGGCGGCCAGCCTCGATCGCCTCGAACGCGCTCTCCGCCGCCAGCATGCCGGTCTTCATGGCATTGTGGCTGCCCTTGATGCGCGGCACATTGACGAACCCGGCCGAGCACCCGATGAGCACGCCGCCCGGGAAGGTCAATTTTGGCACCGACTGCAGCCCGCCCTCGGTGATGGCCCGCGCCCCATAGGCGATCCGCCGCCCGCCCTCGAGCACGGGCTTGATGAGCGGATGATGCTTGAACCGCTGAAACTCACCGAACGGGTAGAGATACGGGTTCTTGTAGTTGAGATGCACCACGAACCCGATGGAGACCAGATTGTCTTCGAGGTGATACATGAAGCTGCCGCCGCCCGTTTCCGTATCGAGCGGCCAGCCCATCGTATGCGTGACCTGGCCCTGCCGGTGCATGTCGGGGCGGATTTCCCACAGCTCCTTCATGCCGATGCCGAATTTCTGTGGCTCGCGCCCCGCGGCGAGCTGGAACTTGTTGATCAGCACCTTGGCGAGCGAGCCGCGCACCCCTTCGCCGATGAATACATATTTGCCATGCAGCTCCATGCCCGGCTGAAAATCATCCTTGGGCTTGCCGTCACGGCCGATACCCATGACGCCGGCCACCACGCCCTTGACCGAGCCATCCTCGCGATAGACCAGATCAGAGCAGGCAAAGCCCGGATAGATTTCAACCCCGAGCGCTTCTGCCTCGCCCGCCAGCCACCGGCACAGATTGCCGAGAGATGCCGCATAATTGCCGTGATTGTTCATGAGCCGCGGCATGGCGAAATTCGGCAGTCGCACGCTGCCGGCCGGCCCCAGCATGTAGAACCGGTCCTCCGTCACGGGAATGTTGAGCGGCGCCCCTTTTTCTTTCCAGTCGGGAATGAGCTCGTTGAGCGCGATCGGATCGATCACCGCGCCCGACAGGATATGGGCGCCCACCTCCGAGCCCTTTTCCAGCAC from Rhodoligotrophos sp. CJ14 encodes:
- a CDS encoding tetratricopeptide repeat protein, whose protein sequence is MMRSGKHAVVGTALALSVALSALFAPAFGEAREIRSLSGSYLAGQFASQTRDIDQAARYFADAFEQDPTNPLLLERSFVAELGAGNVLRAEMLAKRLIVINSRHRLAHIVLGLADLRRGAETSARKHFEQAAYTPIGELTSGLLTAWSYAAEKQGGKAEKALDILDRNESFGIYKIFHQALISDLLGMKPKAAALYKKAYDESSSSLRIVEAYGNFLERQGEVDKAREIYQAFLTVSPDHPVIEQVLSRIGHAKPAPFVGNAIDGAAEALFGLASALTDESGIDLALTYARLTLSLKPNMPAVQTLLGDIFENMKQYQAAIGAYDKVPFSSALRPNADIRMAANLSELGRNDEARAQLEKLVKREPKNYEALVTLGTILRSQSKFEDAAKFYTQALDGIGEPNERHWMVLYFRGICYERSKQWEKAEADFLKALALEPDQPLVLNYLGYSWLEQNRNLDDAMTMIEKAVEQRPNDGYIIDSLGWAYYKRGDYARAVEELERAIELQPNDAAINDHLGDAYWRVGRRLEAKFQWQHAKDSEPEPDLLKSIESKLANGLPDEAPAPAVATPISEKRS
- a CDS encoding 4-(cytidine 5'-diphospho)-2-C-methyl-D-erythritol kinase, translated to MGRAVGQREAAQAGPDAELASAKVNLSLHVVGQRADGYHLLESLVAFTGEGDVVHFAASERLSLTIDGPFASGLESDPTNLVLRAAAALGVDACGIRLEKRLPVASGIGGGSADAAATLRGIMRRYQLSVPDDELDRIALTLGADVPVCLRSRACFMAGIGERVETVGPLPDVGILLVNPRVAVATAAVFRELGLAARLAAGEEPGSPHPPLPAQWRDAAHFAEFITLCRNDLEAPAQRLAPVIAEVLDRLRQETGCLVARMSGSGATCFGLFPTREQAAAAGTRIAADHPGWWLMASQLR
- a CDS encoding electron transfer flavoprotein-ubiquinone oxidoreductase, whose protein sequence is MEFDVVIVGAGPAGLAAAIRLKQLAQAAGSELSVCVLEKGSEVGAHILSGAVIDPIALNELIPDWKEKGAPLNIPVTEDRFYMLGPAGSVRLPNFAMPRLMNNHGNYAASLGNLCRWLAGEAEALGVEIYPGFACSDLVYREDGSVKGVVAGVMGIGRDGKPKDDFQPGMELHGKYVFIGEGVRGSLAKVLINKFQLAAGREPQKFGIGMKELWEIRPDMHRQGQVTHTMGWPLDTETGGGSFMYHLEDNLVSIGFVVHLNYKNPYLYPFGEFQRFKHHPLIKPVLEGGRRIAYGARAITEGGLQSVPKLTFPGGVLIGCSAGFVNVPRIKGSHNAMKTGMLAAESAFEAIEAGRQGDELFDYEDRYRGSWVYQDLKKVRNVKPLWSKYGLIGGLTLGGIDMWTNELFGLSFFGTLRHGKGDHETLVPASQAKPIEYPKPDGVISFDRLTDLSFSATNHEEDQPCHLKLKDPSIPVNYTLPTYDEPAQRYCPAGVYEIVQDAENKPRFQINAQNCVHCKTCDIKDPPQNINWTTPEGGGGPNYPNM
- a CDS encoding polyprenyl synthetase family protein, whose amino-acid sequence is MGQVIAFDNRQSGSAKLDPLLALVDADMARVNEAILARAYSEVDMIPDLARHLIDSGGKRLRPMLTIAAAQMCGYRGDYHIKLAAAVEFMHTATLLHDDVVDESELRRGKQAARMIWGNQASVLVGDYLLGQAFKMMVETKSLDALRILSNAAAVIAEGEVLQLAAQRDTSTTEDAYLRIINAKTAALFSSAAEVGAAIAERPRAEQQALQAFGRNLGLAFQLIDDALDYSGKQGLLGKSVGDDFREGKITLPVVLAYRRGDSHDRAFWQRTLQEGIQSDEDLAIAIALVEKHGAIADTIERARHYGAIASEALAIFPSGPHKQALNLAVDFSIERAF